A DNA window from Nerophis lumbriciformis linkage group LG03, RoL_Nlum_v2.1, whole genome shotgun sequence contains the following coding sequences:
- the apbb3 gene encoding amyloid-beta A4 precursor protein-binding family B member 3 isoform X1, whose protein sequence is MMGKDYMLAIIIVNCDDNIWTDQNLLLDQDLPSDWRTIKDSTGTYYWHVPTGTTQWQHPRLNGAPQQPAPPPEQQKDQNGSSNCSADADRAHGAHRFWWSDESCSHDDNSQCFSVRSLGWLQVEEDDLSPGRSSLVVSDVIQQLSRCGGDEQRDRLGSSGEGRDMMLVLKRDTLTLVDALDHAPLYCQPIVNIRVWGVGSNNGRDRDFAFVAGDKDSCVLKCHVFRCDAPAKAVAMALHQMCSKMMSGQKATRSLTMESIVPEDLPGQVDFLEAVRQQVQKFDVRYVGSLPVSRAMGMEVLNSAIESIMDATEHDQWEASIIHVTDNILSVFKEGEEPFWECQVRLLSFLGVGQDSHTFAVIADGGTQRFECHVFWCEPDAGLLSEAVQAACMVHYQKCLVAQTPPPRTKLWHATPPKIRRANSMDGVAFPPRGWRLHDKESGGVRRSMMAFFDTFRNKRAAMS, encoded by the exons ACAACATCTGGACCGACCAGAACCTGCTGCTGGACCAGGACCTCCCCTCTGACTGGAGGACCATCAAAGACTCCACGGGGACGTACTATTGGCACGTTCCCACCGGCACCACTCAGTGGCAGCACCCCCGACTAAACGGGGCGCCGCAGCAGCCGGCGCCGCCTCCCGAGCAACAG AAGGACCAGAATGGATCGAGCAACTGCAGCGCAGATGCTGACAGAGCACATGGCGCACATag GTTTTGGTGGTCTGATGAGTCTTGTAGCCATGACGACAACTCACAG TGCTTTTCCGTGCGCTCCCTGGGCTGGCTCCAGGTGGAAGAGGACGACTTGTCCCCGGGCCGCAGCAGTCTGGTGGTCAGCGACGTCATCCAGCAGCTGTCTCGCTGCGGCGGCGACGAGCAGCGCGACCGGCTGGGGTCCTCGGGGGAG GGTCGCGACATGATGCTGGTTCTGAAGAGAGACACCCTGACCCTGGTGGATGCTTTAGACCACGCCCCCTTGTACTGTCAGCCCATTGTCAACATTCGCGTCTGGGGGGTGGGCAGCAACAATGGCAG GGACAG AGACTTTGCCTTTGTTGCGGGGGACAAGGACAGCTGCGTGCTCAAGTGCCACGTTTTCCGCTGCGATGCCCCCGCCAAGGCCGTCGCCATGGCGCTGCACCAAATGTGCTCCAAG ATGATGTCAGGTCAAAAAGCCACCCGCTCGCTCACCATGGAGAGCATCGTGCCGGAGGACCTACCCGGACAAG TGGACTTCTTGGAGGCGGTGCGGCAGCAGGTGCAAAAGTTTGACGTCCGCTACGTCGGGAGCCTGCCCGTGTCCCGCGCCATGG GCATGGAGGTTTTAAACAGCGCCATCGAGAGCATCATGGACGCCACCGAGCATGACCAGTGGGAGGCGAGCATCATCCACGTGACCGACAACATCCTGTCCGTCTTCAAG GAAGGGGAGGAGCCGTTCTGGGAGTGCCAGGTGCGTCTTCTCAGCTTCCTCGGCGTGGGCCAGGACAGTCACACCTTCGCCGTGATCGCCGATGGCGGCACCCAGCGCTTCGAGTGCCACGTGTTCTGGTGCGAGCCGGACGCGGGGCTCCTGTCCGAGGCGGTCCAGGCGGCGTGCATG gttcACTACCAGAAGTGTTTGGTGGCTCAGACTCCGCCCCCCAGGACCAAGCTGTGGCACGCAACCCCGCCCAAGATCAGACGGGCCAACTCCATGGACGGCGTCGCTTTCCCGCCTCGAGGCTGGCGCCTCCACGACAAGGAGAGCGGCGGCGTGAGGCGGAGCATGATGGCCTTTTTTGACACTTTCAGGAACAAGCGAGCTGCAATGTCCTGA
- the apbb3 gene encoding amyloid-beta A4 precursor protein-binding family B member 3 isoform X4, with protein sequence MDRATAAQMLTEHMAHIGFGGLMSLVAMTTTHSAHQCFSVRSLGWLQVEEDDLSPGRSSLVVSDVIQQLSRCGGDEQRDRLGSSGEGRDMMLVLKRDTLTLVDALDHAPLYCQPIVNIRVWGVGSNNGRDRDFAFVAGDKDSCVLKCHVFRCDAPAKAVAMALHQMCSKMMSGQKATRSLTMESIVPEDLPGQVDFLEAVRQQVQKFDVRYVGSLPVSRAMGMEVLNSAIESIMDATEHDQWEASIIHVTDNILSVFKEGEEPFWECQVRLLSFLGVGQDSHTFAVIADGGTQRFECHVFWCEPDAGLLSEAVQAACMVHYQKCLVAQTPPPRTKLWHATPPKIRRANSMDGVAFPPRGWRLHDKESGGVRRSMMAFFDTFRNKRAAMS encoded by the exons ATGGATCGAGCAACTGCAGCGCAGATGCTGACAGAGCACATGGCGCACATag GTTTTGGTGGTCTGATGAGTCTTGTAGCCATGACGACAACTCACAG TGCCCATCAGTGCTTTTCCGTGCGCTCCCTGGGCTGGCTCCAGGTGGAAGAGGACGACTTGTCCCCGGGCCGCAGCAGTCTGGTGGTCAGCGACGTCATCCAGCAGCTGTCTCGCTGCGGCGGCGACGAGCAGCGCGACCGGCTGGGGTCCTCGGGGGAG GGTCGCGACATGATGCTGGTTCTGAAGAGAGACACCCTGACCCTGGTGGATGCTTTAGACCACGCCCCCTTGTACTGTCAGCCCATTGTCAACATTCGCGTCTGGGGGGTGGGCAGCAACAATGGCAG GGACAG AGACTTTGCCTTTGTTGCGGGGGACAAGGACAGCTGCGTGCTCAAGTGCCACGTTTTCCGCTGCGATGCCCCCGCCAAGGCCGTCGCCATGGCGCTGCACCAAATGTGCTCCAAG ATGATGTCAGGTCAAAAAGCCACCCGCTCGCTCACCATGGAGAGCATCGTGCCGGAGGACCTACCCGGACAAG TGGACTTCTTGGAGGCGGTGCGGCAGCAGGTGCAAAAGTTTGACGTCCGCTACGTCGGGAGCCTGCCCGTGTCCCGCGCCATGG GCATGGAGGTTTTAAACAGCGCCATCGAGAGCATCATGGACGCCACCGAGCATGACCAGTGGGAGGCGAGCATCATCCACGTGACCGACAACATCCTGTCCGTCTTCAAG GAAGGGGAGGAGCCGTTCTGGGAGTGCCAGGTGCGTCTTCTCAGCTTCCTCGGCGTGGGCCAGGACAGTCACACCTTCGCCGTGATCGCCGATGGCGGCACCCAGCGCTTCGAGTGCCACGTGTTCTGGTGCGAGCCGGACGCGGGGCTCCTGTCCGAGGCGGTCCAGGCGGCGTGCATG gttcACTACCAGAAGTGTTTGGTGGCTCAGACTCCGCCCCCCAGGACCAAGCTGTGGCACGCAACCCCGCCCAAGATCAGACGGGCCAACTCCATGGACGGCGTCGCTTTCCCGCCTCGAGGCTGGCGCCTCCACGACAAGGAGAGCGGCGGCGTGAGGCGGAGCATGATGGCCTTTTTTGACACTTTCAGGAACAAGCGAGCTGCAATGTCCTGA
- the apbb3 gene encoding amyloid-beta A4 precursor protein-binding family B member 3 isoform X2 — protein MMGKDYMLAIIIVNCDDNIWTDQNLLLDQDLPSDWRTIKDSTGTYYWHVPTGTTQWQHPRLNGAPQQPAPPPEQQKDQNGSSNCSADADRAHGAHRFWWSDESCSHDDNSQCFSVRSLGWLQVEEDDLSPGRSSLVVSDVIQQLSRCGGDEQRDRLGSSGEGRDMMLVLKRDTLTLVDALDHAPLYCQPIVNIRVWGVGSNNGRDFAFVAGDKDSCVLKCHVFRCDAPAKAVAMALHQMCSKMMSGQKATRSLTMESIVPEDLPGQVDFLEAVRQQVQKFDVRYVGSLPVSRAMGMEVLNSAIESIMDATEHDQWEASIIHVTDNILSVFKEGEEPFWECQVRLLSFLGVGQDSHTFAVIADGGTQRFECHVFWCEPDAGLLSEAVQAACMVHYQKCLVAQTPPPRTKLWHATPPKIRRANSMDGVAFPPRGWRLHDKESGGVRRSMMAFFDTFRNKRAAMS, from the exons ACAACATCTGGACCGACCAGAACCTGCTGCTGGACCAGGACCTCCCCTCTGACTGGAGGACCATCAAAGACTCCACGGGGACGTACTATTGGCACGTTCCCACCGGCACCACTCAGTGGCAGCACCCCCGACTAAACGGGGCGCCGCAGCAGCCGGCGCCGCCTCCCGAGCAACAG AAGGACCAGAATGGATCGAGCAACTGCAGCGCAGATGCTGACAGAGCACATGGCGCACATag GTTTTGGTGGTCTGATGAGTCTTGTAGCCATGACGACAACTCACAG TGCTTTTCCGTGCGCTCCCTGGGCTGGCTCCAGGTGGAAGAGGACGACTTGTCCCCGGGCCGCAGCAGTCTGGTGGTCAGCGACGTCATCCAGCAGCTGTCTCGCTGCGGCGGCGACGAGCAGCGCGACCGGCTGGGGTCCTCGGGGGAG GGTCGCGACATGATGCTGGTTCTGAAGAGAGACACCCTGACCCTGGTGGATGCTTTAGACCACGCCCCCTTGTACTGTCAGCCCATTGTCAACATTCGCGTCTGGGGGGTGGGCAGCAACAATGGCAG AGACTTTGCCTTTGTTGCGGGGGACAAGGACAGCTGCGTGCTCAAGTGCCACGTTTTCCGCTGCGATGCCCCCGCCAAGGCCGTCGCCATGGCGCTGCACCAAATGTGCTCCAAG ATGATGTCAGGTCAAAAAGCCACCCGCTCGCTCACCATGGAGAGCATCGTGCCGGAGGACCTACCCGGACAAG TGGACTTCTTGGAGGCGGTGCGGCAGCAGGTGCAAAAGTTTGACGTCCGCTACGTCGGGAGCCTGCCCGTGTCCCGCGCCATGG GCATGGAGGTTTTAAACAGCGCCATCGAGAGCATCATGGACGCCACCGAGCATGACCAGTGGGAGGCGAGCATCATCCACGTGACCGACAACATCCTGTCCGTCTTCAAG GAAGGGGAGGAGCCGTTCTGGGAGTGCCAGGTGCGTCTTCTCAGCTTCCTCGGCGTGGGCCAGGACAGTCACACCTTCGCCGTGATCGCCGATGGCGGCACCCAGCGCTTCGAGTGCCACGTGTTCTGGTGCGAGCCGGACGCGGGGCTCCTGTCCGAGGCGGTCCAGGCGGCGTGCATG gttcACTACCAGAAGTGTTTGGTGGCTCAGACTCCGCCCCCCAGGACCAAGCTGTGGCACGCAACCCCGCCCAAGATCAGACGGGCCAACTCCATGGACGGCGTCGCTTTCCCGCCTCGAGGCTGGCGCCTCCACGACAAGGAGAGCGGCGGCGTGAGGCGGAGCATGATGGCCTTTTTTGACACTTTCAGGAACAAGCGAGCTGCAATGTCCTGA
- the apbb3 gene encoding amyloid-beta A4 precursor protein-binding family B member 3 isoform X3 → MMGKDYMLAIIIVNCDDNIWTDQNLLLDQDLPSDWRTIKDSTGTYYWHVPTGTTQWQHPRLNGAPQQPAPPPEQQKDQNGSSNCSADADRAHGAHRFWWSDESCSHDDNSQCFSVRSLGWLQVEEDDLSPGRSSLVVSDVIQQLSRCGGDEQRDRLGSSGEGRDMMLVLKRDTLTLVDALDHAPLYCQPIVNIRVWGVGSNNGRDRDFAFVAGDKDSCVLKCHVFRCDAPAKAVAMALHQMCSKMMSGQKATRSLTMESIVPEDLPGQVDFLEAVRQQVQKFDVRYVGSLPVSRAMGMEVLNSAIESIMDATEHDQWEASIIHVTDNILYRALVTGRGGAVLGVPGASSQLPRRGPGQSHLRRDRRWRHPALRVPRVLVRAGRGAPVRGGPGGVHGSLPEVFGGSDSAPQDQAVARNPAQDQTGQLHGRRRFPASRLAPPRQGERRREAEHDGLF, encoded by the exons ACAACATCTGGACCGACCAGAACCTGCTGCTGGACCAGGACCTCCCCTCTGACTGGAGGACCATCAAAGACTCCACGGGGACGTACTATTGGCACGTTCCCACCGGCACCACTCAGTGGCAGCACCCCCGACTAAACGGGGCGCCGCAGCAGCCGGCGCCGCCTCCCGAGCAACAG AAGGACCAGAATGGATCGAGCAACTGCAGCGCAGATGCTGACAGAGCACATGGCGCACATag GTTTTGGTGGTCTGATGAGTCTTGTAGCCATGACGACAACTCACAG TGCTTTTCCGTGCGCTCCCTGGGCTGGCTCCAGGTGGAAGAGGACGACTTGTCCCCGGGCCGCAGCAGTCTGGTGGTCAGCGACGTCATCCAGCAGCTGTCTCGCTGCGGCGGCGACGAGCAGCGCGACCGGCTGGGGTCCTCGGGGGAG GGTCGCGACATGATGCTGGTTCTGAAGAGAGACACCCTGACCCTGGTGGATGCTTTAGACCACGCCCCCTTGTACTGTCAGCCCATTGTCAACATTCGCGTCTGGGGGGTGGGCAGCAACAATGGCAG GGACAG AGACTTTGCCTTTGTTGCGGGGGACAAGGACAGCTGCGTGCTCAAGTGCCACGTTTTCCGCTGCGATGCCCCCGCCAAGGCCGTCGCCATGGCGCTGCACCAAATGTGCTCCAAG ATGATGTCAGGTCAAAAAGCCACCCGCTCGCTCACCATGGAGAGCATCGTGCCGGAGGACCTACCCGGACAAG TGGACTTCTTGGAGGCGGTGCGGCAGCAGGTGCAAAAGTTTGACGTCCGCTACGTCGGGAGCCTGCCCGTGTCCCGCGCCATGG GCATGGAGGTTTTAAACAGCGCCATCGAGAGCATCATGGACGCCACCGAGCATGACCAGTGGGAGGCGAGCATCATCCACGTGACCGACAACATCCT CTACCGTGCACTCGTGACAGGAAGGGGAGGAGCCGTTCTGGGAGTGCCAGGTGCGTCTTCTCAGCTTCCTCGGCGTGGGCCAGGACAGTCACACCTTCGCCGTGATCGCCGATGGCGGCACCCAGCGCTTCGAGTGCCACGTGTTCTGGTGCGAGCCGGACGCGGGGCTCCTGTCCGAGGCGGTCCAGGCGGCGTGCATG gttcACTACCAGAAGTGTTTGGTGGCTCAGACTCCGCCCCCCAGGACCAAGCTGTGGCACGCAACCCCGCCCAAGATCAGACGGGCCAACTCCATGGACGGCGTCGCTTTCCCGCCTCGAGGCTGGCGCCTCCACGACAAGGAGAGCGGCGGCGTGAGGCGGAGCATGATGGCCTTTTTTGA